The following are encoded in a window of Dioscorea cayenensis subsp. rotundata cultivar TDr96_F1 chromosome 16, TDr96_F1_v2_PseudoChromosome.rev07_lg8_w22 25.fasta, whole genome shotgun sequence genomic DNA:
- the LOC120279088 gene encoding WEB family protein At5g55860, giving the protein MGMRTRQNATDSPKAEVGEIDTRAPFESVKAAVSLFGEVAFSTDKLAAKKAKTPPTERTLAKETELHLAQKELNKLKEQLSTAETTKSQALVELDIAKRTVDELTQKLNIINESKESALKSTEEAKNQTKQLELVSSGERTGQDGSWKQELNSSREQYAVANAELDAAKQELRLMRKDFDMSIDAKMFALNQETEAKHLIEANKEKVAQFSKEIADAQESLVHVKLATEQAQQEEFKIISEKDSSRQSQKQSLEETLQKLTSLKKEFDPELYNRLEAKLTETTAEIEGVQKELESGKASDLEHISDVTMELDGAKEMLQKIAEEESSLQNLVDSLKLELEAVQKDHSELKQKDAEVESIIGSLHVKLRKCKAELEAAMATESKTTLASDELVSALQQLSIESENAQREGEAMLKNAEELRNEADAAHIALEDTERKLQLALKEAEEAKAAEVKALDQIKVLSERTNAARASTSDSGANITISAEEYESLSRKVEESEKLAEMKVAAAVAQVEAVRASENEAVTRLEAIRKETKEVETATEEALKRAEMSEAAKKAVEGELRRWREKEQKRAAETASRILTETQMSTEASPPRPRDIPIQEKTDETRKAHKSHASKKILLPSLSGIFHRKKSHSDVGSPSYLPNEKHGVEVKKGKKAMWTGSSGASTVPDGHQQSLSTIITDEERGARNPQVITRAKVSSLNLKKDS; this is encoded by the exons ATGGGAATGAGAACTCGTCAAAATGCCACTGATTCACCAAAAGCGGAGGTGGGTGAGATTGACACAAGGGCTCCTTTTGAATCTGTGAAGGCTGCTGTGAGCTTATTTGGTGAAGTAGCATTTTCCACAGATAAGTTAGCTGCAAAGAAGGCAAAAACCCCTCCAACTGAG AGAACATTAGCAAAGGAGACAGAACTTCATTTAGCACAAAAGGAGCTAAATAAGCTCAAGGAACAACTAAGTACTGCAGAAACAACAAAGTCTCAAGCGCTTGTTGAGTTGGATATTGCTAAAAGAACAGTAGATGAGCTAACCCAAAAGCTGAATATCATCAATGAATCCAAAGAGTCTGCATTGAAATCAACAGAAGAGGCAAAGAATCAAACCAAGCAACTTGAATTAGTGAGCTCTGGTGAACGCACTGGCCAGGATGGTTCCTGGAAACAAGAATTGAACAGTTCAAGGGAACAGTATGCTGTGGCCAATGCAGAGCTTGATGCTGCAAAGCAGGAGCTTAGACTAATGAGAAAGGACTTTGATATGTCTATTGATGCAAAAATGTTTGCCTTAAATCAAGAAACTGAAGCCAAGCATTTGATTGAAGCTAACAAAGAGAAGGTAGCTCAGTTTTCTAAGGAAATTGCAGACGCGCAAGAATCTCTCGTGCATGTTAAACTTGCTACTGAACAAGCCCAACAAGAGGAATTTAAGATTATTTCAGAGAAAGATTCTAGCCGGCAGTCTCAAAAGCAATCACTTGAAGAAACACTGCAGAAATTGACATCTCTGAAGAAAGAGTTTGATCCTGAACTCTATAACCGGCTTGAAGCAAAGCTAACGGAAACCACTGCTGAGATTGAAGGTGTTCAGAAAGAGTTAGAGTCTGGCAAGGCTTCAGATTTGGAGCACATCTCAGATGTGACCATGGAGCTTGATGGTGCTAAGGAGATGTTGCAGAAAATAGCAGAAGAAGAGAGTTCCCTTCAGAACTTGGTGGATTCTCTGAAGCTGGAATTGGAAGCTGTACAGAAGGATCATTCTGAGCTGAAACAGAAAGATGCTGAAGTTGAATCTATTATTGGGAGCCTTCATGTTAAGCTTCGAAAATGCAAAGCTGAGCTTGAGGCAGCCATGGCTACTGAATCTAAAACAACATTGGCATCAGATGAGTTGGTATCAGCTCTGCAACAGCTATCCATTGAATCTGAAAATGCCCAACGAGAAGGAGAAGCAATGTTGAAGAATGCTGAAGAGCTAAGAAATGAAGCAGATGCAGCCCATATTGCACTAGAGGATACCGAGAGGAAGCTACAGTTAGCTTTGAAGGAAGCAGAAGAGGCGAAAGCAGCAGAGGTTAAAGCACTCGATCAAATTAAGGTTCTCTCAGAGAGAACAAATGCAGCTAGAGCATCAACTTCTGATTCTGGTGCCAATATCACAATATCTGCAGAGGAATATGAATCTTTAAGCCGAAAGGTGGAGGAATCTGAGAAATTGGCTGAAATGAAGGTGGCCGCTGCCGTGGCTCAAGTGGAGGCTGTGAGGGCTAGTGAAAATGAGGCTGTCACACGATTGGAGGCGATcagaaaggaaacaaaagaaGTGGAAACAGCTACAGAAGAGGCTCTTAAAAGGGCTGAAATGTCTGAGGCTGCAAAGAAGGCTGTTGAGGGAGAGTTGAGGAGGTGGCGTGAGAAGGAACAAAAGCGCGCTGCAGAGACTGCATCTCGGATACTAACTGAGACCCAGATGTCCACAGAAGCATCACCACCAAGGCCAAGGGACATTCCTATCCAGGAGAAGACTGATGAGACCCGAAAGGCCCACAAATCTCATGCCTCAAAGAAGATACTTCTGCCAAGCCTGAGTGGAATATTTCATAGGAAGAAGAGCCATTCAGACGTTGGATCACCATCCTATCTTCCCAATGAGAAGCAT GGCGTAGAGGTCAAGAAAGGCAAGAAAGCAATGTGGACAGGGAGTTCCGGAGCAAGCACAGTGCCTGATGGTCACCAACAATCTTTGTCAACAATCATAACCGATGAGGAAAGAGGGGCGAGGAATCCTCAGGTAATAACAAGAGCCAAAGTTTCTTCTCTGAATTTAAAGAAGGATTCATGA
- the LOC120279104 gene encoding phosphatidylinositol/phosphatidylcholine transfer protein SFH9-like encodes MDSSQEAIKQLNDLMDQVDEHLKDTFEILHQGHPSETFVRFLKARDWSVSKAHKMLIDCLTWRLQNEIDNILSKPIIPIDLYKDVRDSQLVGLSGFSREGLPVFGIGVGMSTLDRASVHYYVQSHIQINEYRDRVVLPATSDLHGRYIGTCLKVLDMTGLKLSALSQIKLLTIISTVDDLNYPEKTDIYYIVNAPYIFSACWKVVKPLLQERTRKKIQVLHGCGRDELLKIMDYASLPHFCKREGSAKLSRHSSPDIDDCFSLDHPFHQELYNYVKQQSQNKALKIPIKLGSFHVDVPDPDPEGTMIVQTIESELHKIGDQNGVTHDDD; translated from the exons ATGGATTCCTCACAAGAAGCAATCAAGCAGCTCAATGATCTCATGGATCAAG TGGATGAGCATTTGAAGGATACATTCGAG ATTCTTCATCAAGGGCATCCAAGTGAGACATTTGTGCGTTTTCTCAAGGCTAGAGATTGGAGTGTTTCTAAAGCTCATAAAATg CTGATTGATTGCCTGACTTGGAGGTTGCAAAATGAGATCGATAACATTTTGTct AAACCTATCATAccaattgatttatataaagaTGTTCGCGATTCGCAGCTGGTAGGACTGTCTGGATTCTCGAGGGAG ggCCTGCCTGTATTTGGGATTGGCGTCGGAATGAGCACTTTAGACAGAGCATCT GTACATTACTATGTGCAGTCTCACATTCAGATAAACGAGTACCGAGATCGGGTAGTCCTT CCTGCTACATCAGACCTGCATGGCCGATACATTGGTACCTGTTTGAAAGTTTTAGATATGACTGGCCTAAAGCTTTCGGCACTTAGTCAAATTAAG CTACTAACCATTATATCCACGGTCGATGACCTAAATTATCCGGAGAAGACTGACATATATTATATTGTCAATGCACCTTACATATTTTCAGCTTGTTGGAAG GTTGTGAAGCCTCTTTTGCaagaaagaacaagaaagaaaattcAAGTACTGCATGGTTGTGGCAGAGATGAGTTGCTGAAG ATAATGGATTATGCATCCCTTCCCCATTTTTGTAAAAGAGAAGGCTCTGCTAAATTATCCCGGCATTCGTCTCCAGACATTGATGACTGCTTCTCTTTGGATCATCCCTTCCATCAAGAACTTTACAACTATGTGAAGCAGCAATCACAAAACAAAGCTTTGAAGATTCCTATCAAATTAGGTTCATTTCATGTCGACGTGCCCGACCCTGATCCTGAAGGGacgatgattgttcagaccatCGAGTCCGAGCTCCACAAAATCGGTGACCAAAATGGAGTAACTCATGACGACGATTAA
- the LOC120279103 gene encoding altered inheritance of mitochondria protein 32-like has product MEDQVAAAAPGTAVAGDEAPQPAVDVSGVTEEDKAKYGFERAEMGKEALAGTVGGFDRHLFLCYKSPDVWPSHLESAESDRLPRHLAAALKARKDDIKKRTRLTICGGEDGTESSNGDVLIFPDMIRYRGLTHFDVDNFVKEVLVKDSEWLPGAAEKLTGSYVFVCAHGSRDKRCGVCGPALIEKFTEEIASSGLQGQVSVSPCSHVGGHKYAGNVIIFSPNADGAVSGHWYGYVTPNDVSVLLEEHIGKGKIVDHLWRGQMGLSEEEQKSAKSLRQQMSSGLGEKGAGECFQPTGNSIENGTLNQAVGCCQGTRNGSCCQVESREAKSENNHTGEQAKKIPQDKNNKGSSSRKICSVSTWFENWEREDTYATLAVVAAVASIAVAYTCFKQMR; this is encoded by the exons ATGGAAGACCAGGTCGCCGCCGCCGCCCCCGGCACCGCCGTTGCCGGCGACGAGGCCCCGCAGCCGGCCGTCGATGTGTCCGGCGTCACAGAGGAGGATAAGGCGAAGTATGGCTTCGAGAGGGCGGAGATGGGGAAGGAGGCTTTGGCTGGAACGGTTGGAGGGTTCGATCGCCACCTCTTCTTGTGCTACAAGTCTCCAGATGTATGGCCTTCTCATCTAGAGTCCGCTGAGTCTGATCGCCTCCCCAGACACCTCGCCGCCGCTCTCAAGGCCCGCAAGGATGATATCAAGAAACGG ACTCGTTTGACCATATGTGGTGGTGAGGATGGTACTGAGTCATCTAATGGAGATGTTTTGATCTTTCCAGACATGATTAGATATCG GGGATTGACACACTTTGATgttgataattttgtcaaagaAGTACTTGTGAAAGACAGTGAGTGGCTTCCAGGAGCAGCTGAGAAACTTACTGGTTCATATGTTTTTGTATGCGCACATGGGAGTCGGGATAAGAGGTGTGGAGTTTGTGGACCTGCTCTTATTGAAAAATTCACTGAAGAGATAGCTTCAAGCGGTCTTCAGGGTCAAGTGTCTGTTAGCCCATGCTCGCATGTTGGCGGTCATAAGTATGCTGGAAATGTCATTATCTTCAGTCCCAATGCTGACGGAGCAGTTTCTGGTCATTG GTATGGATATGTAACGCCAAATGATGTATCTGTGTTGCTGGAGGAGCATATTGGCAAAGGCAAGATTGTCGACCATCTTTGGAG GGGCCAGATGGGCTTATCCGAGGAGGAACAGAAATCAGCCAAGTCCTTAAGACAACAGATGAGTAGTGGTCTTGGAGAAAAAGGTGCAGGGGAATGTTTTCAACCAACCGGGAATAGCATCGAGAATGGCACACTGAATCAAGCAGTTGGTTGCTGTCAGGGAACCAGGAATGGCTCCTGTTGCCAGGTCGAATCACGGGAAGCAAAATCAGAAAACAATCACACCGGCGAGCAGGCTAAGAAGATCCCGCAGGACAAGAACAACAAAGGTTCCTCTTCCCGGAAAATATGTTCGGTTTCCACATGGTTCGAGAACTGGGAACGCGAGGACACATATGCAACTCTCGCCGTTGTTGCTGCCGTTGCCTCAATTGCTGTTGCTTATACCTGCTTTAAGCAAATGAGATAA
- the LOC120278434 gene encoding transmembrane emp24 domain-containing protein p24beta2, with product MKGIAPIVIVLSLLLSLRCTIGLRFVIDREECLSHSVPYEGDTVHVSFVVIKADSPWHFGDEGVDLVVKGPSGEQIHDSRDKSSEKFEFVVHKSGVHKFCFTNKSPYHETIDFDVHIGHFTYFDQHAKDEHFAPLLEQIARLDDALYNIQFEQHWLEAQTDRQAIINEQMSRRTIHKAMFESAALIGVSILQVVLLRRLFERKLGTSRV from the exons ATGAAGGGAATTGCACCGATAGTCATCGTTCTTAGCCTTCTTTTAAGTCTTAGATGTACCATTGGGCTTCGGTTTGTTATAGACAGGGAAGAATGCCTTTCTCATTCTGTTCCATATGAGGGAGACACAGTTCATGTATCATTTGTTGTGATAAAAGCTGATTCTCCGTGGCATTTTGGCGATGAAGGAGTTGATCTTGTG GTAAAAGGGCCCTCTGGTGAACAAATTCATGACTCACGCGATAAGTCGAGTGAAAAGTTTGAGTTCGTGGTTCATAAAAGTGGGGTTCACAAGTTCTGTTTTACAAACAAGTCCCCTTACCATGAAACTATTGACTTTGATGTTCACATCGGCCATTTCACATACTTTGACCAACATGCAAAAGATG AGCACTTTGCACCGTTGCTAGAACAAATAGCGAGGTTGGATGATGCTCTTTACAACATTCAATTTGAGCAACACTGGTTGGAGGCTCAAACTGATCGTCAAGCGATAA TTAACGAACAGATGAGCAGGAGGACGATCCACAAAGCGATGTTTGAATCAGCAGCGCTGATCGGAGTCAGTATTCTCCAAGTTGTCCTCTTACGTCGCCTTTTTGAGCGGAAACTTGGTACTTCAAGAGTATAA